The region CCTCCGTTTCCCCTGCAGGCCTGCACAGGGAAGTTCATGCCCATGATGCAGTGGCTGTATTTCGATGCTCTGGAGTGCCTGCCAGATGGGGAGGGGCCCCTACCCACAGAGGAGGAGTGTGCACCTGTGAGTGAcagtctatctctctctctatctctatctctctcacttcctgtcgtTGGTTTGTGTGGGGAACAAACCCTCTCCCTTCATTTGCTAACATCGCGAGTAGTATTGGCAGTGTGCAgcgctgccctctgctggctgtcTGTATTAACGCATCGTTTCTCTTTCCAGAGGAGCTGTCGCTATGATGGACAGATAGCTGTGTTCGGCTCCAAGCTGCAGGAGGAACTGGCCAAACGGAGATACTTCCTGGTATGGGCAGAGAGctttatctctttctctgtccccctgctctctctccttcccctccattcctcccttcctctctcacccactcCTTACTCGCTGGCTCTAATGCTGGTGGCGTTCAGCTCTGATTGGTATTATGTAAATCTTGAGcgtttttgttgatgtttttggTCCAGTGCCATCACTTGGGTAAGGCTGAGAGTAATCAGCTCATGGCTCAAATGTCCTACCAGCTAAAGTATAATTACGACAGAACGTCTGTTCATATGCATCTGTGGCAAAAGAAAACGAGATATTTATGTTCAGTGGAGCTCAGATGACCACGTGTTGAATCCTAACCATTCCACGTTTGTCAACGCGATGTGGGGGTGTTGGCGTTAGGCGGAACCACGATTAAACATTCCTGCACCCCGCCTCCACAGGTGGGTGCGGGCGCCATTGGCTGCGAGCTGCTGAAGAACTTTGCCATGATTGGCTTGGCCTGCGGGGAGGGCGAGGTCATCGTCACCGACATGGACACCATCGAGAAGTCCAACCTCAACCGCCAGTTCCTGTTCCGGCCTGGTGACGTGTCGGTGAGGGCCATGCACCGCGACAGTGCCTTTACCAACCCCGTgaccatgtccccccccccccccacccttacgCATAGTGACTGTGTGTCAACCGCCTCCATGCCCAGTGACTGTTTTAGCACACTCTGACCATGACTCAACCACCACCACAGACAGCGTCATGCTGTGTTGTGAAGAAGACCGACTGGATGCGGTCTCTTCTTCAAAACAAAGCACAgattttctgtgaaatgtgtgcCATTTTAACTTCATTTCTAgttgtgagtgtgcgtgtgagtgtgtgtgcgtgtgtgtgggtatgtgtgtgtgtgtgtgcgtgtgtgtgggtatgtgtgtgtgtgcgcgtgcgcgcgtgtgtgtgtgtgcgtgtgtgtgtgcgcgtgcgtgtgtgtgtgcgcgtgcgtgtgtgtgtgcatgcctgtgtgtgtgtgcatgcctgtgtgtgtgtgtgggtatgtatatatgtgtatacatctctgtgtgtatgatgtgATTTAATCAGCAGCCCAACCCTTACCCCTCCCAAGGGTGCGTTCAGATGCTTCAGCTGAACTTCTAAGGAGCGCTCAGGCCTCGTTGAGTGAGCGTCCGGCCTGGGCCCGCCTGAAGGGGGCGCTGCTGACCGCTTTccccgctctctcctctctgagcTCAGAAGATGAAGAGcgagacggcggcggcggcggtcaGGCAGATGAACCCGTCCATCCGGATCAGCAGCCACCAGAACCGCGTGGGGCCCGACACCGAGCGCGTCTACGACGACGACTTCTTCGAGAGCCTGGACGGCGTGGCCAACGCGCTGGACAACGTGGACGCCCGTAAGCGAGAGGCCCCTACTGccctgcaggggagagagaaataaaccGTTAACACTGCGTGTGCTCGGGAGTTATCACTGACTCTGATCTTatgggacagacagagagagagagagacagagagggagagagggatagagagagagacacacagaccgagagagaggcacagagacgGGTGACTCCCACCAAAGTGTACCTGTTATCGTGTTAATAGTTCCCCCACCCGATCATCCTGACACATTCAGTAGCCCCAGAGTGAAAACctgagctgctctctctgaccTCCTTGTTTCAGGCATGTATATGGATCGCCGATGTGTGTATTACCGGAAGCCTCTGTTGGAGTCCGGGACGTTGGGGACCAAGGGGAACGTGCAGGTGGTGATCCCGTTCGTGACCGAGTCCTACAGCTCCAGCCAGGACCCCCCTGAAAAGTCCATCCCCATCTGCACCCTCAAGAACTTCCCCAACGCCATCGAGCACACCCTGCAGGTCAGGAGGCCGACTGCCTACTTGCTCTTCCTCAAACGCTTGGTCATAAACCAAAAAGGTCAGTGAttaatgcctctctctctctctctgtttctctctccctccctccagtgggCACGTGATGAGTTTGAAGGCCTTTTCAAGCAGCCAGCTGAGAATGCGATGCAGTACCTCACGTGAGTATAAATGATACtagaatgcattcacatactACCTATTAATCGTAGGATCTCAAGAGGCTTTGTATTGAAGGGCAAGGAACTTCCGTAAACCATGTCCAGTgcacctggccccgccctcctgccaTACGCAGGGGTTTAGTAGGTGGTTGTCCTACTGCAGATACCCTAAGTTTATGGAATGTAAGTTCATGGAGCAGActctgaggggtgtgtgtgtgtttctgcagagaCCCTAAGTTCATGGAGCAGACtctgaagggtgtgtgtgtgtttctgcagagaCCCTAAGTTCATGGAGCAGActctgaggggtgtgtgtgtgtttctgcagagaCCCTAAGTTCATGGAGCAGActctgaggggtgtgtgtgtgtgtttctgcagagaCCCTAAGTTCATGGAGCGGActctgaggggtgtgtgtgtgtttctgcagagaCCCTAAGTTCATGGAGCGGACTCtgaggggtgtgtgtctgtttctgcagAGACCCTAAGTTCATGGAGCAGActctgaggggtgtgtgtgtgtttctgcagagaCCCTAAGTTCATGGAGCAGActctgaggggtgtgtgtgtgtttctgcagagaCCCTAAGTTCATGGAGCGGActctgaggggtgtgtgtgtgtttctgcagagaCCCTAAGTTCATGGAGCGGACTCTGAAGCTGCCGGGGGCGCAGCCGCTGGAGGTTCTGGAGGCGGTGTACCGCAGCCTGGTGGCGGACTGCCCCCACAGCTGGGAGGACTGTGTGACATGGGCCCGTAACCACTGGCAACAGCAGTACAGCAACAACATCCGCCAGCTGCTGCACAACTTCCCCCCGGACCAGGTGAGGCCCCGCTGCCCTGCTGCTGGGGGTGCCTGTGTCCGCTGTGCAtcagtctgtgtttctgtgtcccaGTAACAGACCGAGGGCGAGCGGTCAACTGCCACTCGACAGCGTTTGTCTGGAATTCGTCCAGAATGATCAGGAACTCGGTGGTTTTGAAAACTGCACTTTGGAGGCGTCCTGTGCGGCGTCGAGAGATTTTGGCGATCGCCTCAAGGCGTCATGATCGAGTTTTGTGTAAACGATGCTTTTAGAAACCTTGGAGAAGCATCTTCATGCAGTCAAAATGGCTTGGGTTTAACCGGCAGTTCTTAGGATCGCATGCTTGAATGGGTGGCATTGGTAACCATGGAGACCATTACTGatgtccccctcctcctccccccccagctcacCAGCTCAGGAGCTCCGTTCTGGTCCGGACCGAAGCGGTGCCCCCACCCACTGGAGTTCAGCACCAGCAATGTGAGTCAACCCAAATCCCTGTCTGATTCGCTGCAGACGTTTAGCATCAGAATGCTGACCACACCTCAAACCGCGTAGTGGCTCACCCGTCTCACCtgtgcagacactgcagtcGGCTGCGCAGACCATGCAGTCGACTGCGCAGACCATGCAGTTGCtcagctctctcctctctcccaggACCTGCATATGGACTACATCCTGGCCGCTGCAAACCTGTTGGCGCAGTCGTACGGTCTGCCCGGCTCTACGGACCGTGCCAGCCTGGCACGGCTGCTCCAGAAGATCACTGTACCCACCTTCACCcccaggtcaggggtcaagaTCCACGTCTCCGACCAAGAGATGCAGAATTCCCACGCCTCTGTTGGTGAGAGGGAGTATATTatggtttttttccttttttttctgtgggataACGAGTTAAGTATATTTAAGGTGCATTATCACCAACATATGTCTCAAAACACcttacaataaaacaattctttaaataaaatagtatgcattcacacatagagaaaatatacacaaatatacgCATATATTTACACAGGTCCAAAAGTAAGAAAATACGAGTAAACTTTGAATGATAAATTCATGACCAAGAGCAGGCAGGCACTTTTGCAAATTGGTGCTGTTCGTGAAGGTGTTAAAACCACCCAACAATGGTTGGCTATAACAATATGAAAAGGGTGggttttttattgtgttttggtgctcctgatgggtgtgtgtgtctgtgtttctgatgtgtgtgtgtgtgtgtgtgtgtttttatgacatttgtgtttctggtgtgtatgtgtgcgtgcatgtgtgtgtgtgtgcatgtgtgcttgtgtatgcgtgtgtgtgtgcatgtgtgcttgtgtatgcgtgtgtgcacttgtatgtgtgcatgcgtgcttgtgtgtgtgtgtgtttgtttctcacgggcgtgcgcgtgtgtgtgtgttgtgtgtgtgtgtacgtgtgtgcgtgcgtgcgtgcgtgcgtgtgtgtgtgtgtgttgtgtgtgtgtgtgtgcgtgcgtgtgtgtgtgttgtgtgtgtgtgtgtgtgtgtatgtgtgtgtgtgtttctcacggctgtgtgtgttgctgtcTCTCAGATGACTCCAgactggaggagctgaaggtgCTCCTCCCCAGTGCCGACGCTGTGTCCCAGTTCAAGCTCTGTCCCATTGAGTTTGAGAAGGTGCGTCTCGCCTGAATCAACCTGCATCAAGCCTGAATAAACACCAGCGTTTATACGTTTTACTCTTTAATCCCAGGACGATGACTCCAATTTCCACATGGACTTCATCGTGGCGGCCTCAAACCTGCGAGCGGAGAACTACGACATCCCCCCCGCGGACAGGCACAAGGTCAGGCCGCTCTCTGAGGGTCATGGGTCGCGCCGGCGCCGCGGCTGGGCTTTCATACTCTCCCTCCTGCCTCCCCGCCTCCCCAGAGCAAGCTGATCGCCGGCAAGATCATCCCAGCCATCGCTACGACAACAGCGGCGGTGGTGGGCTTGGTGTGCCTGGAGCTGCTGAAGTTGGTGCAGGGGCACCAGCGGATCGAGTCCTACAAGAACGGCTTCATGAACCTGGCGCTGCCCTTCTTCGCCTTCTCCGAGCCCATCGCCGCTCCCAAACACAAGGTAACCCCAGCGCTCCTCCTCCCAGAGTTCCCGGGGCCTTTGAGCCCTCTGTTTGCCCTGGTTTTgacgtgtgctgtgtgtgactgcagtacTACGATGTGGACTGGAGCCTGTGGGATCGCTTTGAGGTGAAAGGCATGCAGCCCAACGGGGAGGAGATGACCCTCAAACAGTTCCTGGACTActttaaggtgtgtgtgtgtgtgttctgttacaACCCATTGTAAGTTTGAgtttacatttgtttgtgtcttGTGGGAGTGTCTCAGTTTTTTCCGGTTGCTCATCACATTGGCCATTTCTGTCTCTGGTTATTAGGTTTGAAAAGGTGCGGTTTGCCGTTCACCTGTAGAGTCTCGCTCTTCAGATTTGCTCTGTGCCTCTGGATTgtgattattttgttgtttgacCTTATTTTGCTGAACTCCGTCCTTGCCTCGCCCTACTAGTTAGTTTGCCGAGTGGATTTCGTGTTTCACCTCTATTtcatgacataacataatgatggaaacaggccattcagcccaacaacgcttgccattttcctacccCTGAAGTGAACGTGATGCTAACCGTTTACCTACAAACTGGATGGTATCCAGCCCGGTCTTGaaaaaacccccagagtttctgcctctactacttATCCTGGCAAGCTTTCATCCAATTCAACCTCGATTCTTTCCTTAGCCCTTGtagtttgtttttccagtggATTTTGTTCCTTTAATCAACGTCAACTCTCATCTTGCCCTTCTGTTCGCTTCAGTTAGTCAGGGTGATGCCAGTGGGATTATTTATCCTTCCATCAGGACcctgcttttctcatttttcctttattgtttcTGAAGGAGACTCTGGGTAGAGTTCTAAATCTGTGTGGTGGTACCTCACATCAAAGTTGACTCAgtctgccagttttttttttttttttttttttttttttgcaaaatagcattttttgaAAACTCTTAAAATGCTGCTTTGTATGaaatttggtgtgtgtgtatttgcgtgtgtgtttgtgtatttgagtgtttgtgtgtgtgtttgtgtgtatttgcgtgtggtTTGTGTCTAAGGACTGTCTCTGCTGCAGAATGAACACAAGCTGGAGATCACCATGCTGTCACAGGGTGTGTCTATGCTGTACTCCTTCTTCATGCCTGCTGCCAAACTTAAAGAGAGGCTGCAGCTGCCGTAAGTCCCGCCCCTTTACATTCACATAcaactcacacgctcacacacacgcatatgcacacagacacgcacgcacacatacacacagaggccTGTAGCAGGCACTCCACTTCAGGAAATGCGTATACATTCATGCATGTATTTCATGGTATGAGAAATGCAACTTGCTTTTACCAATATCCTGTGAGATAATTGGacactcccctcccaccccctccccctcccccatcgccAGGATGACGGAGATCGTGACGAAGGTCTCTAAGAAGAAGCTGGGGAAGCACGTTCGGGCGCTGGTGTTCGAGTTGTGCTGTAACGACCTGAGCGATGAGGACGTGGAAGTGCCCTACGTCAGATACACCATCCGCTgaggctgtgggcggggcccgggggccAGGGATCGGGATCTGTGGGGAGGAGCTTGTGAGCATGAGGGGAAAAAGATCATGGATGCGTATCTGACAGAGCAGCCAAAAAGTGTCTTGGTGGGAGAAATCAGGTGTGGGAAATGGATAGCTTGAGCcagtaaatgtattattatttttttaaatcaacatttgtgatttccccccccccttccccatacCTCCACAGCCAATGAAACCATGAGGGTGAGACAGAGGGAATTGGATATTTCATAGTTTCATGTAGGAAAGATGTGTGGGAACCTCTCTGATCAGGTGGATTATGTCTGAGGAGCATGTTCTTCAGACCTTAAAcagtactgtttttttattttatttactgtgtaGCTACACTGTAGTATATCACATCATATGCCTACACTCATACATGTTGTGTTCCTTTAACCTACTGTTCTTATTACAGAAGCCGACTCCTGCAAATATCTTTTTCCctccttgctttttttttttgtggggatgCATCCATCTGCTTTGGATTTTTGACCCTCCCTcacccaaatgaaaatgttgcaGATTTATGACCGCACCAAAAAATGTATGCTGTGGAAGacgtatttaaaaataaataataatgaaatggagCACATGCGTACTGCGGTCCGATTTTTATTCCTGAATTATTGCCATGGGAGCCGATATGGAAGGAACCGTAGGTGTCTGGTGCATTGAGGGTGCTCTGCCCGCCACACccctgcacacctgcaggtGGCGCTCTTGTTGGCTTTGTGAATGTTACTTTTCCTGGCTTTGGCTGGGACCCGTGCCCCATTATTtgcttttgtcttgtttttatgctttttattttttgggggtgaTGGGTGGGGTGAGTGAACCTTGTAGAACATGATCTCTGTATTCTTTCTACTTtgtttaaaactaaaaaaaataattaaaaaaatacagtaaaaaaaaaaatatatagaaaaacGGTTAAGGATATTCTGTAATGGGAGCACTTAGTGTGATCATGAATAAAGCTGTTAAAGACTtgagctgtgcgtgtgtgcatttcattattttcagtatttcatgTTCGGACACGATGTGCATGTCTGGCCCATTGAAGTTATAAGGTTTTGGCCCAGGAATGGCTCACCCAACCTAATGTCCAGGTTTTCAGAACGTTTCCTGAACGTTACGGTAAACGTTTGCAGCACCTAATTTGTAAACCAACAGCCCCTACTTGGGACAAATCCATGAAGTCACCGAAGTTGAGACCTAAATGTTGTGGCAAGATTGCATCACCAGGCATAATGCAAATACAGCTAAGATCCCCGTTTGgtctttaaaaattttttttaggcCTGTGAGCATCAGAGGCCTGCCCCATAATTGCTACAGCGACCAACATCTCCCCATTATAACATTGATACTCTGGATCTGATCAAGACTGGGGCGGAGGAAGCAGCTCATCAGAGCTGGAATAGTTGCTGACGGGGTGTTTGCTGCTACTGTGAAAGTGCCCGAAGAGTTTTTTTAAGCTGGGTGGTAGAAGGTATTTGAGGAAATGTACAGATATTACCCAaaagatgctgtttttttaaccaaccaGTGAACTTACAGTCCCCTTGGTTCTCCATGATCAGGCTTTGGGaccccagcaggccctgtggctgCCCATGATCAGACTttgggaccccagcagaccctgtggctgcCCATGATCAGGCTTTGGGaccccagcaggccctgtggctgCCCATGATCAGACTttgggaccccagcagaccctgtggctgcCCATGATCAGGCTTTGGGaccccagcaggccctgtggctgCCTATGATCAGATTTTGGGACCCTAGCAGGCCCTGTGGCTGCCTATGATCAGATTTTGGGACCCTAGCAGGCCCTGTGGCTGCCTATGATCAGATTTTGGGACCctagcagaccctgtggctgcCCATGATCAAGCTTTGGGACCCCAGGAGGCCCCGTGGCTGCCCATGATCAGGCTTTGGGatcccagcaggccctgtggctgCCCATGATCAGGCTttgggaccccagcagaccctgtggctgcCCATGATCAGGCTttgggaccccagcagaccctgtggctgcCCATGATCAGGCTTTGGGACCCCAGGAGGCCCCGTGGCTGCCCATGATCAAGCTTTGGGACCCCAGCTGACCCTGTGGCTGATGTTCGTGACTACATGGTTTGCAGTGGAGTGTCTTGTAAAAGCATCTGATCCAAAATGTGTACAGAATGCCCAGCTACAGCCATCTACAGGGAACAGCTGTATGTGCCAACCTTGTGCAATGTGTATTGCAAAACAACTCCTACAATCCCAGCCTGTGTGTCAGCATGTGGCTGTAATTGGAGATGGAAAAACGTAAGCAAAAGTCATTAATGTGGCTGTTATAGATCAATGCTCAGCTTTAGATCAGTGTTAATACAATGTGTGTGGTCCTTCGTTACTTGGTGGCAGTCTTGATCTTTTTATCGATACCGTTGCGTTTATTTTTGCTGATATAATTGTGTGGGGAAGTAGGGCAGCGTCATGGAAATTAAGTGCTTTGAGCCACTCAGACCATCGGAGCAGCTGTGCCCTGCAGCACCCGATTTCAAAacagaatttgaaatgaatgacactttAAAGTTTTGATGGTTTTACGTGGCGCTCTGGTTTTGTCCAGCAAAAGCCTTTGACAGCGAAGATGCGATGGAAATAACAGGAAGCGTGTAGATTTGTGCTTATTTCACACAGGATGTGGtttgagagaggaagagacgcaggagggaggggggaggggtgcgtTTGTAGAGAAAGGTGAGAGGGAAGACTTGCAGCCTCTCCCCTGTCAGGCCTTCAGGAAGGTAACGCCGCTCAAGGcttcaggttttttattttttgttttggggagaATGTCGCCACGACAATGTTGACCAAGATGCTCTGAAGAAGGCGTAACTATGGAGCGAGAGGAGAACGAAGTCGATGCGTCGCCTTCCTGGTAGGCCCCTCGTTAGTTTCAACCTTTGAAACGAATTCACTTCACCCGTATTCTTTGTCCTTGCTTTGATCTTTGCCCCGGGCTGTCTGTGCCTTGCGCACTGGTCTTTGCTCATTCCTGGGTGTGTGTAGCGATGGGGGCCCTCACTGTGGAGCTGTTGGCCCGGTTCTCTGTGTATAGCTCtttactgctgctgttactcatcacattttaaattcacCTGCCGCAGCTCAGCCTGCAGAGGCACAGAGCAGGGTGATTAGGTACAGACGGGTCAGTTATTATCAATGGTGTGCAGAGGGGTCGGTGATAGTACTGATGGGGTACAGAGGGGTCAGTGTCAGTAATGATGGCGTCAGATGGAGCAGTAATATCGCTACCGGTATGGATTCTAGGCCTCTCCGGTCAGAAGTTCCTTTTTAGCTGACAGGAAGCTGGCGATCTCGAGTCTCCATGTTGCCTTTTTAAACCCTGGTGCCAGAGCAGATGAAAGCTACCCAGAGTAATGAAAAAAGTGGTTTTGTTACGAGGATGGTAGTCTTTATTCTGTGATCGTTTTACCATCTTGCTGTGGTGTGTGACAGTAGTCAGGAGTCCATACTGTAACCCAAAGGCTGACAACTAAAAGTTGGGCAAGATACTCAAACTTCTTCAGTACTTTTCTGTCTAAAAGCACTTCAGTACTTTTCTGTCTAAATTGCATTAGATGAGGGTGTCtgttaagcaaataaaatgctattaaaAATGAGTATTTTCTTTTGGGGGCGACCAAATAAAACGGTGAAGTGTAATCTAGGTTTGCTCTCTTGCCATTCTCTAAAAATCTTTTCATCTGAGGTTTTTTGCATTCTTCTCTATGCTATAAAGAGAGTGATATCATCAGAAGCTGCTCAAAATGGGGCCCAGTAGGGCTTTCTGAGCTCAGTAGGAATACCAGgtacacagagagcagtgtgacACACAGAGGCAAATGATTTGCCTTTATCGTGTCTCAGTGTCCAAACTAACACTTAATCATGCCTGTGTAATCCATGTCTTCAGTGTGCCTGGTATTTTCCTCTGAACtaattctgaataataataataataataattaataataataaatgggtTTCCGGTTACATAGTACCTTTCATCTCAAAGTTCAGCTAAGGGGGGAAGCTTACCTCAACCACTGCCTGTGTGTAGCAcaaaaaagcagccattttgttccagagcactcacagcacagctgaggtgAGGATATTGGATAATAGGATGCATAAAGTTTGACTGTTGGAGAGTATTTAAATGGAAATCCTTGCCAACAGGAGTCTGTAAAATCAAAACGCGTTTATTTGCACAAATTTT is a window of Anguilla anguilla isolate fAngAng1 chromosome 13, fAngAng1.pri, whole genome shotgun sequence DNA encoding:
- the LOC118211225 gene encoding ubiquitin-like modifier-activating enzyme 1, encoding MSSSPLSKKRRVSGSETKTGSHCSSSNSVRTELPQNPTNGMAKNGSEVEIDEGLYSRQLYVLGHDAMKRMQCSNVLISGLRGLGVEIAKNVILGGVKSVTLHDQGPAEWRDLSSQFYLREGDLGKNRAEVSQARLAELNSYVPVVAYTGLLSGDYLAQFQVVVLTCSSLDEQRRIGELCHSKGIKLIIADTRGLFGQLFCDFGEDMLVFDTNGEQPLSTMVSMVTKDSQGVVTCLDEARHGFESGDYVTFTEVQGMTELNSAKPMEIKTLGPYTFSICDTTSFSDYIRGGIVSQVKMPKRISFKSLSASMADPEFVLTDFAKFDRPGQLHLGFQALHAFQKKHSRLPKPWNQADAEELVLLTKELNESQSGAAKQEQLDEGVLRKLAYVSAGDLAPVNAFIGGLAAQEVMKACTGKFMPMMQWLYFDALECLPDGEGPLPTEEECAPRSCRYDGQIAVFGSKLQEELAKRRYFLVGAGAIGCELLKNFAMIGLACGEGEVIVTDMDTIEKSNLNRQFLFRPGDVSKMKSETAAAAVRQMNPSIRISSHQNRVGPDTERVYDDDFFESLDGVANALDNVDARMYMDRRCVYYRKPLLESGTLGTKGNVQVVIPFVTESYSSSQDPPEKSIPICTLKNFPNAIEHTLQWARDEFEGLFKQPAENAMQYLTDPKFMERTLKLPGAQPLEVLEAVYRSLVADCPHSWEDCVTWARNHWQQQYSNNIRQLLHNFPPDQLTSSGAPFWSGPKRCPHPLEFSTSNDLHMDYILAAANLLAQSYGLPGSTDRASLARLLQKITVPTFTPRSGVKIHVSDQEMQNSHASVDDSRLEELKVLLPSADAVSQFKLCPIEFEKDDDSNFHMDFIVAASNLRAENYDIPPADRHKSKLIAGKIIPAIATTTAAVVGLVCLELLKLVQGHQRIESYKNGFMNLALPFFAFSEPIAAPKHKYYDVDWSLWDRFEVKGMQPNGEEMTLKQFLDYFKNEHKLEITMLSQGVSMLYSFFMPAAKLKERLQLPMTEIVTKVSKKKLGKHVRALVFELCCNDLSDEDVEVPYVRYTIR